A genomic window from Mesorhizobium sp. 131-2-1 includes:
- the nusG gene encoding transcription termination/antitermination protein NusG, whose translation MTARWYIVHAYSNFEKKVAEDIENKAKQKGLSADIEQIVVPTEKVVEIRRGRKVDAERKFFPGYVLLKANLTDAVFSLVKNTPKVTGFLGDSKPVPITETEAQRILNQVQEGVERPKPSVTFEIGEAIRVSDGPFASFNGFVQEVDEERARLKVEVSIFGRAVPVDLEFGQVEKG comes from the coding sequence ATGACTGCGCGGTGGTACATCGTCCACGCCTATTCGAACTTTGAGAAGAAGGTCGCCGAGGACATCGAGAACAAGGCCAAGCAGAAGGGCCTGTCCGCTGACATCGAGCAGATCGTCGTGCCGACCGAGAAGGTCGTGGAGATACGCCGCGGCCGCAAGGTCGATGCCGAGCGCAAGTTCTTCCCGGGCTATGTGCTGCTCAAGGCCAACCTGACCGACGCAGTGTTCTCGCTGGTCAAGAACACGCCGAAGGTGACCGGCTTCCTGGGCGACTCCAAGCCCGTGCCGATCACCGAGACCGAGGCGCAGCGCATCCTGAACCAGGTGCAGGAAGGCGTTGAGCGGCCGAAGCCGTCGGTCACTTTCGAGATCGGCGAGGCGATCCGCGTCTCGGACGGTCCGTTCGCCTCGTTCAACGGTTTCGTCCAGGAAGTGGACGAGGAGCGGGCGCGGCTCAAGGTGGAAGTTTCGATCTTCGGGCGCGCCGTGCCGGTCGATCTGGAATTCGGACAGGTCGAAAAGGGCTGA
- the rplK gene encoding 50S ribosomal protein L11, which translates to MAKKVAGQLKLQVAAGSATPSPPIGPALGQRGINIMEFCKAFNAQTQELEKGSPIPVVITYYQDKSFTFVMKTPPVSYFLKKAANLKSGSKEPGKVKAGTISRDKVRAIAEQKMKDLNANDVEAAMRMVEGSARSMGLEVVG; encoded by the coding sequence ATGGCTAAGAAAGTTGCAGGCCAGCTCAAGCTCCAGGTTGCCGCGGGCTCGGCTACGCCGTCGCCCCCGATCGGCCCGGCGCTTGGTCAGCGCGGCATCAACATCATGGAGTTCTGCAAGGCGTTCAACGCGCAGACCCAGGAGCTGGAGAAGGGCTCGCCCATCCCGGTCGTCATCACCTACTACCAGGACAAGTCGTTCACCTTCGTCATGAAGACGCCGCCGGTGAGCTACTTCCTGAAGAAGGCCGCCAACCTGAAGTCGGGCTCGAAGGAGCCGGGCAAGGTCAAGGCCGGCACGATCAGCCGCGACAAGGTGCGCGCGATCGCCGAGCAGAAGATGAAGGACCTGAACGCAAACGACGTCGAAGCGGCCATGCGCATGGTCGAGGGCTCCGCCCGCTCGATGGGCCTGGAAGTGGTGGGCTGA
- the rplA gene encoding 50S ribosomal protein L1 has translation MAKIAKRIAKTREGIDPNKSYALSEALKLLKERSTVKFDETIEVAMNLGVDPRHADQMVRGVVNLPNGTGRSVRVAVFARGDKAEEAKAAGADIVGAEDLVDIVQKGTIDFDRCIATPDMMPLVGRLGKVLGPRGMMPNPKVGTVTTDVAAAVKASKGGAVEFRVEKAGIVQAGVGKVSFDVKALEENVRAFADAVNKAKPSGAKGNYVKKVSVTSTMGPGLKLDIATLAAS, from the coding sequence ATGGCAAAGATTGCAAAGCGTATCGCCAAGACCCGCGAAGGCATCGATCCGAACAAGTCCTACGCGCTCTCTGAGGCGCTGAAGCTGCTCAAGGAGCGGTCCACGGTGAAGTTCGACGAGACCATCGAAGTCGCGATGAATCTCGGCGTCGACCCGCGCCATGCCGACCAGATGGTCCGCGGCGTGGTCAACCTGCCGAACGGCACCGGCCGCTCGGTGCGCGTGGCCGTGTTCGCGCGCGGCGACAAGGCCGAGGAAGCCAAGGCCGCCGGCGCCGACATCGTTGGCGCCGAGGATCTGGTCGACATCGTCCAGAAGGGCACGATCGATTTCGATCGCTGCATCGCCACCCCGGACATGATGCCGCTGGTCGGCCGTCTCGGTAAGGTGCTCGGCCCGCGCGGCATGATGCCGAACCCGAAGGTCGGCACCGTGACCACCGATGTCGCCGCCGCCGTCAAGGCTTCGAAGGGCGGCGCCGTCGAGTTCCGCGTCGAGAAGGCCGGTATCGTCCAGGCCGGCGTCGGCAAGGTCTCGTTCGACGTCAAGGCGCTGGAAGAGAATGTGCGCGCCTTCGCCGATGCGGTGAACAAGGCCAAGCCGTCCGGCGCCAAGGGCAACTACGTCAAGAAGGTGTCGGTCACCTCGACGATGGGCCCCGGCCTCAAGCTCGACATCGCGACGCTCGCCGCGTCCTGA
- the rplJ gene encoding 50S ribosomal protein L10, with the protein MDRAEKRELVTGLNDAFSNAGSVVVAHYAGITVAQMNDLRSKMRAAGGTVKVAKNRLAKIALQGTDSASIIDLFKGQTLVAYSEDPIAAPKVASDFAKGNDKLVILGGAMGTTSLNADGVKALATLPSLDELRARLVGMIATPATRIAQIVNAPAASVARVIGAYARKDEAA; encoded by the coding sequence GTGGACAGAGCGGAAAAACGCGAACTCGTCACGGGCCTGAATGATGCGTTTTCGAACGCTGGTTCAGTCGTCGTGGCCCACTACGCCGGTATCACCGTCGCGCAAATGAACGACCTTCGGTCGAAGATGCGCGCCGCCGGTGGCACCGTCAAAGTCGCGAAGAACCGTCTCGCCAAAATCGCTCTTCAGGGCACGGACTCCGCATCGATCATCGACCTGTTCAAGGGACAGACGCTGGTCGCTTATTCGGAGGATCCGATTGCGGCGCCGAAGGTCGCGTCCGATTTCGCCAAGGGAAATGACAAGCTCGTCATTCTCGGCGGCGCAATGGGCACCACCTCGCTCAACGCCGACGGTGTGAAGGCACTCGCCACACTTCCGTCGCTCGACGAGCTGCGCGCCAGGCTGGTTGGCATGATCGCCACGCCGGCAACCCGGATCGCCCAGATCGTCAATGCACCCGCGGCTTCGGTCGCGCGCGTCATCGGCGCTTACGCCCGGAAGGACGAGGCGGCATGA
- the rplL gene encoding 50S ribosomal protein L7/L12 has translation MADLAKIVDDLSKLTVLEAAELSKLLEEKWGVSAAAPVAVAAAGGAGAAAAAPAEEKTEFDVVLADAGAQKINVIKEVRAITGLGLKEAKDLVEAAPKPVKEGVSKADADKFKAQLEAAGAKVELK, from the coding sequence ATGGCTGATCTCGCAAAGATCGTAGACGACCTTTCGAAGCTGACCGTCCTCGAGGCGGCTGAGCTGTCGAAGCTCCTGGAAGAGAAGTGGGGCGTTTCGGCTGCTGCTCCGGTGGCGGTTGCCGCTGCTGGCGGCGCTGGTGCCGCTGCCGCTGCTCCGGCCGAAGAGAAGACGGAATTCGACGTCGTTCTCGCCGACGCTGGCGCCCAGAAGATCAACGTCATCAAGGAAGTCCGCGCCATCACCGGCCTTGGCCTCAAGGAAGCCAAGGACCTGGTCGAAGCGGCTCCGAAGCCGGTCAAGGAAGGCGTTTCCAAGGCCGACGCCGACAAGTTCAAGGCGCAGCTGGAAGCAGCCGGCGCCAAGGTCGAGCTGAAGTAA
- the rpoB gene encoding DNA-directed RNA polymerase subunit beta: MAQTQTFNGRRRVRKFFGKIPEVAEMPNLIEVQKASYDQFLMVDEPKGGRPDEGLQAVFKSVFPISDFSGSSMLEFVKYEFEGPKFDVDECRQRDLTYAAPLKVTLRLIVFDIDEDTGAKSIKDIKEQDVYMGDMPLMTSNGTFIVNGTERVIVSQMHRSPGVFFDHDKGKSHSSGKLLFAARVIPYRGSWLDIEFDSKDVVHARIDRRRKIPVTSLLMALGMDGEEILSTFYNKITYKRAGDHWRIPFNVERFRGLKAVGDLVDADTGEIVVEQGKKITARQARQLGEKGLKAIKATDEDLLGNYLAEDIVNYATGEIFLEAGDEIDDKTLKVLLGTGEGEIQILDIDHVNVGAYIRNTLAVDKNESRQDALFDIYRVMRPGEPPTLETAEAMFNSLFFDSERYDLSAVGRVKMNMRLELKAEDTVRVLRKEDILAVVKTLVELRDGKGEIDDIDNLGNRRVRSVGELMENQYRVGLLRMERAIKERMSSIEIDTVMPQDLINAKPAAAAVREFFGSSQLSQFMDQTNPLSEITHKRRLSALGPGGLTRERAGFEVRDVHPTHYGRICPIETPEGPNIGLINSLATFARVNKYGFIESPYRKIVSGKLTNEVVYLSAMEEAKHHVAQANAELDKHGGFVDEFVICRNAGEVMMAPRENVDLMDVSPKQMVSVAAALIPFLENDDANRALMGSNMQRQAVPLVRAEAPFVGTGMEPIVARDSGAAIGARRGGIVDQVDATRIVIRATEDLDPGKSGVDIYRLMKFQRSNQNTCINQRPLVRMGDRVNKGDIIADGPSTELGDLALGRNVLVAFMPWNGYNYEDSILLSERIVADDVFTSIHIEEFEVMARDTKLGPEEITRDIPNVSEEALKNLDEAGIVYIGAEVQPGDILVGKITPKGESPMTPEEKLLRAIFGEKASDVRDTSMRMPPGTFGTVVEVRVFNRHGVEKDERAMAIEREEIERLAKDRDDEQAILDRNVYSRLSDMLVGKDAIAGPKGFKKGSKLSKDTLDEYPRSQWWQFAVENEKLQSELEALRGQYDDSKKALEQRFMDKVEKVQRGDEMPPGVMKMVKVFVAVKRKMQPGDKMAGRHGNKGVVSRIVPVEDMPFLEDGTHADIVLNPLGVPSRMNVGQILETHLGWACAGMGRKIGELIDAYKAGGDIKPLRKTLESFMPSNDRNEPIREYDDESIIRLSEQMRRGVSIATPVFDGAHEADINTMLEQAGLHTSGQSQLYDGRTGEPFDRKVTMGYIYMLKLHHLVDDKIHARSIGPYSLVTQQPLGGKAQFGGQRFGEMEVWALEAYGAAYTLQEMLTVKSDDVAGRTKVYEAIVRGDDTFEAGIPESFNVLVKEMRSLGLNVELENTKFDDAPVQLPDAAE, encoded by the coding sequence ATGGCCCAGACCCAGACTTTCAATGGCCGCAGACGCGTACGCAAGTTCTTCGGAAAGATCCCGGAAGTTGCGGAGATGCCGAACCTGATCGAGGTTCAGAAGGCATCCTACGACCAGTTCCTGATGGTGGACGAGCCCAAGGGCGGCCGTCCCGATGAAGGGCTGCAGGCCGTTTTCAAGTCGGTCTTCCCGATCTCCGATTTTTCCGGCTCCTCGATGCTGGAGTTCGTGAAGTACGAGTTCGAAGGACCGAAATTCGACGTTGACGAATGCCGTCAGCGCGACCTGACCTATGCCGCGCCGCTGAAGGTGACGCTGCGCCTCATCGTGTTCGATATCGACGAGGATACCGGCGCGAAGTCGATCAAGGACATCAAGGAGCAGGACGTCTACATGGGCGACATGCCGCTCATGACGTCCAACGGCACCTTCATCGTCAACGGCACCGAGCGCGTCATCGTCTCGCAGATGCACCGCTCGCCGGGCGTCTTCTTTGACCATGACAAGGGCAAGTCGCACTCGTCGGGCAAGCTGCTGTTTGCCGCGCGCGTCATTCCCTATCGCGGCTCGTGGCTCGACATCGAGTTCGATAGCAAGGACGTCGTGCACGCCCGCATCGACCGCCGCCGCAAGATTCCGGTGACGTCGCTGTTGATGGCGCTCGGCATGGACGGCGAGGAGATCCTGTCGACCTTCTACAACAAGATCACCTACAAGCGTGCCGGCGACCACTGGCGCATTCCCTTCAACGTCGAGCGCTTCCGCGGCCTCAAGGCCGTCGGCGACCTCGTCGATGCGGACACCGGCGAGATCGTCGTCGAGCAAGGCAAGAAGATCACCGCGCGCCAGGCCCGCCAGCTCGGCGAAAAGGGCCTGAAGGCGATCAAGGCGACCGACGAGGACCTGCTCGGCAACTACCTCGCCGAGGACATCGTCAACTACGCCACCGGCGAGATCTTCCTCGAGGCCGGCGACGAGATCGACGACAAGACGCTGAAGGTGCTGCTCGGCACCGGCGAGGGCGAGATCCAGATCCTCGACATCGACCACGTCAATGTCGGCGCCTACATCCGCAACACGCTCGCCGTCGACAAGAACGAGAGCCGCCAGGACGCGCTGTTCGACATCTACCGCGTCATGCGCCCGGGCGAGCCGCCAACGCTCGAGACCGCCGAAGCCATGTTCAACTCGCTGTTCTTCGACAGCGAGCGCTATGACCTGTCGGCCGTCGGCCGCGTCAAGATGAACATGCGCCTCGAGCTCAAGGCCGAGGACACCGTGCGCGTGCTGCGCAAGGAAGACATTCTGGCCGTGGTCAAGACGCTGGTCGAACTGCGCGACGGCAAGGGCGAGATCGACGACATCGACAATCTCGGCAACCGCCGCGTGCGCTCGGTCGGCGAGCTGATGGAAAACCAGTACCGCGTCGGCCTGCTGCGCATGGAGCGCGCGATCAAGGAGCGTATGTCCTCGATCGAGATCGACACTGTGATGCCGCAGGACCTGATCAACGCCAAGCCGGCGGCCGCCGCCGTGCGCGAGTTCTTCGGTTCCTCGCAGCTGTCGCAGTTCATGGACCAGACCAACCCGCTGTCGGAGATCACCCACAAGCGCCGCCTTTCGGCGCTTGGACCGGGCGGTCTGACCCGCGAGCGCGCTGGCTTTGAGGTGCGCGACGTGCATCCGACGCATTACGGCCGCATCTGCCCGATCGAGACGCCGGAAGGCCCGAATATCGGTCTGATCAACTCGCTGGCGACCTTCGCGCGCGTCAACAAGTATGGCTTCATCGAGAGCCCGTACCGCAAGATCGTCAGCGGCAAGCTGACCAACGAGGTTGTCTACCTGTCGGCCATGGAAGAGGCCAAGCACCATGTCGCGCAGGCCAATGCCGAGCTCGACAAGCATGGCGGCTTCGTCGACGAATTCGTCATCTGCCGCAACGCCGGCGAAGTGATGATGGCGCCGCGCGAGAACGTCGACCTGATGGACGTGTCGCCGAAGCAGATGGTTTCGGTGGCGGCAGCCCTCATCCCGTTCCTTGAGAACGACGACGCCAACCGCGCGCTGATGGGCTCGAACATGCAGCGTCAGGCCGTGCCGCTGGTGCGCGCCGAGGCGCCGTTCGTCGGCACCGGCATGGAGCCGATCGTCGCTCGTGACTCGGGCGCCGCCATCGGCGCCCGCCGCGGCGGCATCGTTGACCAGGTGGACGCGACGCGTATCGTCATCCGCGCCACGGAAGATCTCGATCCCGGCAAGTCCGGCGTCGACATCTACCGGCTGATGAAGTTCCAGCGTTCGAACCAGAACACCTGCATCAACCAGCGTCCGCTGGTGCGCATGGGCGACCGCGTCAACAAGGGCGACATCATTGCCGACGGTCCGTCGACCGAGCTCGGCGATCTGGCGCTCGGCCGCAACGTGCTGGTCGCGTTCATGCCGTGGAACGGCTACAACTACGAGGACTCGATCCTCTTGTCCGAACGCATCGTCGCCGACGACGTCTTCACCTCGATCCACATCGAGGAGTTCGAGGTCATGGCGCGCGACACCAAGCTCGGGCCGGAGGAAATCACGCGCGACATTCCGAACGTCTCGGAAGAAGCGCTGAAGAACCTCGACGAAGCTGGCATCGTCTACATCGGCGCGGAAGTGCAGCCGGGCGACATCCTGGTCGGCAAGATCACGCCGAAGGGCGAAAGCCCGATGACGCCGGAAGAGAAGCTCTTGCGCGCCATCTTCGGTGAAAAGGCTTCCGACGTGCGCGACACCTCGATGCGCATGCCTCCGGGAACCTTCGGCACGGTCGTCGAAGTGCGCGTCTTCAACCGCCACGGCGTGGAGAAGGACGAGCGCGCCATGGCGATCGAGCGCGAGGAGATCGAGCGCCTGGCCAAGGACCGCGACGACGAGCAGGCGATCCTGGACCGCAACGTCTATTCGCGCCTGTCCGACATGCTCGTCGGCAAGGATGCGATTGCCGGACCGAAGGGCTTCAAGAAGGGCTCGAAGCTGTCGAAGGACACGCTGGACGAATATCCGCGCTCGCAGTGGTGGCAGTTCGCGGTGGAGAACGAGAAGCTCCAGAGCGAACTGGAAGCGCTCCGCGGCCAGTACGACGACTCCAAGAAGGCGCTCGAGCAGCGCTTCATGGACAAGGTCGAGAAGGTGCAGCGCGGCGACGAGATGCCTCCGGGCGTCATGAAGATGGTCAAGGTCTTCGTGGCGGTGAAGCGCAAGATGCAGCCGGGCGACAAGATGGCCGGCCGTCACGGCAACAAGGGTGTCGTGTCGCGCATCGTTCCGGTCGAGGACATGCCTTTCCTCGAGGACGGCACGCATGCCGATATCGTGCTCAACCCGCTGGGTGTGCCGAGCCGTATGAATGTCGGCCAGATCCTGGAGACGCATCTGGGCTGGGCCTGCGCCGGCATGGGCAGGAAGATCGGCGAGCTGATCGACGCCTACAAGGCTGGCGGCGACATCAAGCCACTGCGCAAGACGCTGGAAAGCTTCATGCCTTCCAACGACCGCAACGAGCCGATCCGCGAGTATGACGACGAGAGCATCATTCGCTTGAGCGAGCAGATGCGCCGCGGCGTCTCCATCGCGACCCCGGTGTTCGACGGCGCGCACGAAGCCGACATCAACACCATGCTGGAGCAGGCTGGCCTGCACACCAGCGGTCAGTCGCAGCTCTATGACGGCCGCACCGGCGAGCCGTTCGATCGCAAGGTGACGATGGGCTACATCTACATGCTCAAGCTTCACCACCTGGTGGACGACAAGATCCACGCGCGTTCGATCGGTCCGTACTCGCTGGTCACCCAGCAGCCGCTGGGCGGCAAGGCGCAGTTCGGCGGCCAGCGCTTCGGCGAAATGGAGGTCTGGGCGCTGGAAGCCTATGGCGCCGCCTACACGCTGCAGGAGATGCTGACGGTGAAGTCGGACGACGTCGCCGGACGCACCAAGGTCTATGAAGCGATCGTCAGAGGCGACGACACGTTCGAGGCAGGCATCCCCGAGAGCTTCAACGTTCTCGTCAAGGAGATGCGCTCGCTCGGCCTCAATGTCGAACTGGAGAACACCAAGTTCGACGATGCGCCGGTGCAGCTGCCCGACGCCGCCGAGTAA
- the rpoC gene encoding DNA-directed RNA polymerase subunit beta' has protein sequence MNQEVMNLFNPQAPAQVFDSIRISLASPEKILSWSFGEIKKPETINYRTFKPERDGLFCARIFGPIKDYECLCGKYKRMKYKGVICEKCGVEVTLSRVRRERMGHIELAAPVAHIWFLKSLPSRIGTLLDMTLKDIERVLYFENYIVTEPGLTALKEHQLLSEEEYMIAVDEYGEDSFTAMIGAEAIHDLLAGMDLEKIAGDLRSELASTTSELKQKKYLKRLKVVENFMESGNRPEWMIMKVVPVIPPDLRPLVPLDGGRFATSDLNDLYRRVINRNNRLKRLIELRAPGIIVRNEKRMLQEAVDALFDNGRRGRVITGANKRPLKSLSDMLKGKQGRFRQNLLGKRVDYSGRSVIVTGPELKLHQCGLPKKMALELFKPFIYARLDAKGFSSTVKQAKKLVEKERPEVWDILDEVIREHPVLLNRAPTLHRLGIQAFEPILIEGKAIQLHPLVCTAFNADFDGDQMAVHVPLSLEAQLEARVLMMSTNNILHPASGAPIIVPSQDMVLGLYYLSIVNQNEPGEGMVFADMGELQHALETKAVTLHAKIKGRFRSVDAAGNVVSKIYDTTPGRMIIGELLPKNVNVPYETANQEMTKKNISKMIDTVYRHCGQKETVIFCDRIMALGFAHACRAGISFGKDDMLIPDTKIKLVSETEALAKEYEQQYNDGLITQGEKYNKVVDAWAKCSEKVADEMMARIKAVEFEDNGRQKPMNSIYMMSHSGARGSPTQMRQLAGMRGLMAKPSGEIIETPIISNFKEGLTVLEYFNSTHGARKGLADTALKTANSGYLTRRLVDVAQDCIVNSLDCGTDKGLTMQPIVDAGQIVASIGQRVLGRTALDDINHPVSGEVLVKAGKLMDERDVEQIEKAGVQSVRIRSALTCEVRTGVCAVCYGRDLARGTPVNQGEAVGVIAAQSIGEPGTQLTMRTFHMGGTAQVVDSSFLEASYEGKVEIRNRNVVRNSDGQQMVMGRNMAVLILDETGKERATHRVTYGSRIFVDDGDKVKRGQRIAEWDPYTRPILTEIEGKVQFEDLVDGISVQETADESTGITKREVIDWRSTPRGNDLKPAIVVHDAKGKVGKLSKGGDARFLLSVEAILSVEPGAHVRPGDVLARIPMESAKTKDITGGLPRVAELFEARRPKDHAIIAEIDGTVRFGRDYKNKRRIIIEPHDSTLEPVEYLIPKGKPFHLQDGDVIEKGDYILDGNPAPHDILAIKGVEALASYLVNEIQEVYRLQGVSINDKHIEVIVRQMLQKVEITTQGDSTYIPGDHVDVIELEEVNERLIEDGKKPAEGQPVLLGITKASLQTPSFISAASFQETTRVLTEAAVAGKTDMLQGLKENVIVGRLIPAGTGGTMSQIRRIATSRDELIIDERRKASGVEVAEPMLTDMVTAAQ, from the coding sequence ATGAACCAAGAGGTCATGAATCTCTTCAACCCGCAGGCGCCGGCGCAGGTGTTCGATTCCATCCGGATATCGCTCGCCAGCCCTGAGAAGATTCTGTCCTGGTCGTTCGGCGAGATCAAGAAGCCGGAGACCATCAACTACCGCACTTTCAAGCCGGAGCGTGACGGCCTGTTCTGCGCGCGCATTTTCGGTCCGATCAAGGACTATGAGTGCCTGTGCGGCAAGTACAAGCGCATGAAGTACAAGGGCGTCATCTGCGAGAAGTGCGGCGTCGAAGTCACGCTGTCGCGCGTGCGGCGCGAGCGCATGGGCCATATCGAGCTCGCCGCGCCCGTCGCCCATATCTGGTTCCTGAAGTCGCTGCCTTCGCGCATCGGCACGCTGCTCGACATGACGCTGAAGGACATCGAGCGCGTCCTCTACTTCGAGAACTACATCGTCACCGAGCCCGGCCTCACCGCGCTGAAGGAGCACCAGCTGCTCAGCGAGGAAGAGTACATGATCGCCGTCGACGAGTATGGCGAGGATTCGTTCACCGCCATGATCGGCGCCGAGGCCATCCACGACCTGCTGGCCGGCATGGACCTGGAGAAGATCGCCGGCGACCTGCGTTCGGAACTGGCTTCGACCACGTCCGAGCTCAAGCAGAAGAAGTACCTGAAGCGTCTCAAGGTCGTCGAGAACTTCATGGAGTCCGGCAACCGTCCGGAATGGATGATCATGAAGGTGGTTCCGGTGATCCCGCCGGACCTGCGCCCGCTGGTTCCCCTGGATGGTGGACGTTTCGCGACGTCCGACCTGAACGATCTCTATCGTCGCGTCATCAACCGCAACAACCGCCTCAAGCGGCTGATCGAGCTGCGCGCGCCCGGCATCATCGTGCGCAATGAAAAGCGCATGCTGCAGGAAGCGGTCGACGCCCTGTTCGACAACGGCCGCCGCGGCCGTGTCATCACCGGCGCCAACAAGCGTCCGCTGAAGTCGCTGTCCGACATGCTGAAGGGCAAGCAGGGCCGGTTCCGCCAGAACCTGCTCGGCAAGCGCGTCGACTATTCCGGCCGCTCGGTCATCGTGACCGGCCCGGAGCTCAAGCTGCATCAGTGCGGCCTGCCGAAGAAGATGGCGCTCGAACTGTTCAAGCCCTTCATCTACGCCCGCCTCGACGCCAAGGGTTTCTCCTCGACCGTCAAGCAGGCCAAGAAGCTGGTCGAGAAGGAGCGTCCGGAAGTCTGGGATATCCTGGACGAGGTCATCCGCGAGCATCCGGTGCTCCTGAACCGCGCGCCGACGCTGCACCGCCTCGGCATCCAGGCGTTCGAGCCGATCCTGATCGAGGGCAAGGCGATTCAGCTGCATCCGCTGGTCTGCACGGCCTTCAACGCCGACTTCGACGGCGACCAGATGGCCGTTCACGTGCCGCTGTCGCTGGAAGCGCAGCTCGAGGCTCGCGTGCTGATGATGTCGACCAACAACATCCTGCATCCGGCTTCCGGCGCGCCGATCATCGTGCCGTCGCAGGACATGGTTCTCGGTCTCTACTATCTCTCGATCGTCAACCAGAACGAGCCGGGCGAGGGCATGGTGTTCGCCGACATGGGCGAGCTCCAGCACGCGCTGGAGACCAAGGCGGTGACGCTGCACGCCAAGATCAAGGGCCGCTTCCGCTCGGTCGATGCCGCAGGCAACGTCGTGTCGAAGATCTACGACACCACGCCCGGCCGCATGATCATCGGCGAGCTGCTGCCGAAGAACGTCAACGTGCCTTACGAGACCGCCAACCAGGAGATGACCAAGAAGAACATCTCCAAGATGATCGACACCGTCTACCGCCATTGCGGTCAGAAGGAGACGGTCATTTTCTGCGATCGCATCATGGCGCTCGGCTTCGCGCATGCCTGCCGCGCCGGCATCTCGTTCGGCAAGGACGACATGCTGATCCCGGATACCAAGATCAAGCTGGTGTCCGAGACCGAAGCTTTGGCCAAGGAATATGAGCAGCAGTACAATGACGGCCTGATCACCCAGGGCGAGAAGTACAACAAGGTCGTCGACGCCTGGGCCAAGTGCTCGGAAAAGGTCGCCGACGAGATGATGGCCCGCATCAAGGCCGTCGAGTTCGAGGACAATGGCCGTCAGAAGCCGATGAACTCGATCTACATGATGTCGCATTCGGGTGCGCGCGGTTCGCCCACCCAGATGCGCCAGCTCGCCGGCATGCGCGGCCTGATGGCCAAGCCGTCGGGTGAAATCATCGAGACGCCGATCATCTCGAACTTCAAGGAAGGCCTCACCGTGCTCGAGTACTTCAACTCGACCCACGGCGCCCGTAAGGGTCTGGCCGACACCGCTTTGAAGACGGCGAACTCGGGTTACCTCACCCGTCGTCTCGTCGACGTGGCGCAGGACTGCATCGTCAACTCGCTCGACTGCGGCACCGACAAGGGCCTCACCATGCAGCCGATCGTCGATGCCGGCCAGATCGTCGCTTCGATCGGTCAGCGGGTACTCGGCCGCACGGCGCTCGACGACATCAACCATCCGGTCTCCGGCGAAGTGCTGGTCAAGGCCGGCAAGCTGATGGACGAACGCGACGTCGAGCAGATCGAGAAGGCCGGCGTGCAGTCGGTGCGCATCCGCTCGGCGCTGACCTGCGAGGTCAGGACCGGCGTCTGCGCGGTCTGCTACGGACGCGACCTCGCCCGCGGTACCCCTGTCAACCAGGGCGAGGCCGTCGGCGTCATCGCGGCGCAGTCGATCGGCGAGCCGGGCACGCAGCTCACCATGCGTACCTTCCACATGGGCGGCACGGCGCAGGTGGTGGACTCTTCGTTCCTCGAAGCCTCGTATGAGGGCAAGGTCGAGATCCGCAACCGCAACGTGGTGCGCAACTCCGACGGTCAGCAGATGGTCATGGGCCGCAACATGGCGGTGCTGATCCTCGACGAGACCGGCAAGGAACGCGCCACGCACCGCGTCACCTATGGTTCGCGCATCTTCGTGGACGATGGCGACAAGGTGAAGCGCGGCCAGCGCATCGCCGAGTGGGATCCTTACACCCGCCCGATCCTCACCGAAATCGAGGGCAAGGTGCAGTTCGAGGATCTGGTCGACGGCATTTCCGTCCAGGAAACGGCCGACGAATCGACCGGCATCACCAAGCGCGAGGTCATCGACTGGCGTTCGACGCCGCGCGGCAACGACCTGAAGCCCGCGATCGTCGTGCATGACGCCAAGGGCAAGGTCGGCAAGCTGTCGAAGGGCGGCGATGCCCGCTTCCTGCTCTCGGTCGAGGCCATCCTCTCGGTCGAGCCGGGCGCGCATGTACGTCCCGGCGACGTGCTGGCGCGTATTCCGATGGAAAGCGCCAAGACAAAGGACATCACCGGCGGTCTGCCGCGTGTTGCCGAACTGTTCGAGGCACGTCGTCCGAAGGATCACGCCATCATCGCCGAGATCGATGGCACGGTCCGCTTCGGCCGCGACTACAAGAACAAGCGCCGCATCATCATCGAGCCGCATGACTCGACGCTTGAGCCGGTCGAATACCTGATCCCGAAGGGCAAGCCGTTCCATCTCCAGGACGGCGACGTCATCGAGAAGGGCGACTACATCCTCGACGGCAACCCGGCGCCGCACGATATCCTGGCGATCAAGGGCGTGGAGGCGCTTGCGTCCTACCTCGTCAACGAGATCCAGGAGGTCTACCGCCTGCAGGGCGTGTCGATCAACGACAAGCACATCGAGGTGATCGTTCGCCAGATGCTGCAGAAGGTCGAGATCACCACGCAGGGCGACTCGACCTACATTCCGGGCGACCACGTCGACGTGATCGAGCTGGAAGAGGTCAACGAGCGGCTGATCGAGGACGGCAAGAAGCCGGCCGAAGGCCAGCCGGTGCTGCTCGGCATCACCAAGGCCTCGCTGCAGACGCCGTCCTTCATCTCTGCCGCCTCCTTCCAGGAGACGACCAGGGTGCTCACCGAAGCAGCCGTTGCCGGCAAGACCGACATGCTGCAGGGCCTGAAGGAAAACGTCATCGTCGGCCGGCTGATCCCGGCAGGCACCGGTGGCACGATGAGCCAGATCCGGCGCATCGCCACCTCGCGCGACGAGCTGATCATCGACGAGCGCCGCAAGGCCTCGGGCGTCGAGGTCGCTGAGCCGATGCTGACCGACATGGTCACCGCCGCGCAGTAA